A single window of Pseudoalteromonas ulvae UL12 DNA harbors:
- a CDS encoding sensor histidine kinase has protein sequence MQSHWVLAGNLGALIGLNLLACYLLLQHGLSASLFLLGLINIGLIGHIFSLFKRQQRQAEMVIRALANGDSTLGLGHQHPMRQQFEQVKDQMQTARFNAEQQAQFLHALLIHIDLAVLVCDDDGEVIESNPAVFKLLGQSINHLNKLGAIGELLLASDTNLRTTSQWQSGEQLDTLSIQLSIATIQGKNRRVISIQSIHDQLQHKEQQAYKRLTKVLTHEVANSITPLASLAHTCTTLLPESLQFNDQEDKQDLQLALNTIASRTQHLGEFIARFRQISRLPAPNLHPTDLAPMLERVIALHQQQASKHGITLTQQTETQQLVMLDASQVEQVLINLVKNALEVLIQQQQTKQPSELAPEAAIRLTLGQNTAQQYYLEVADTGPGIAEHVVEMIFVPFFTTKQHGSGIGLSLSRQIMLNHGGDLIYLAKEQGACFRCVFG, from the coding sequence ATGCAATCACACTGGGTTTTGGCGGGCAACTTAGGCGCACTGATAGGCTTGAATTTACTCGCCTGTTATTTACTGCTTCAGCACGGATTGTCGGCGAGCTTATTTTTACTTGGCCTAATAAATATTGGGCTAATCGGGCATATTTTTAGCTTATTTAAACGCCAACAACGCCAAGCCGAAATGGTGATCCGCGCACTGGCCAACGGCGACAGTACCTTAGGTCTTGGCCACCAGCACCCCATGCGCCAACAATTCGAACAAGTTAAAGACCAAATGCAAACCGCACGCTTTAATGCCGAGCAACAAGCGCAGTTTTTACACGCTTTGTTAATTCATATTGATTTAGCCGTGCTCGTGTGTGATGACGATGGCGAAGTGATTGAATCTAACCCTGCGGTGTTTAAACTATTGGGTCAGTCCATTAATCACCTTAATAAATTAGGCGCTATAGGCGAGCTGTTACTCGCCAGTGATACAAACCTTCGGACCACCAGCCAATGGCAAAGCGGTGAACAACTCGACACGCTCTCGATCCAACTTAGTATTGCCACTATTCAAGGTAAAAACCGCCGGGTGATCAGCATTCAATCTATCCATGATCAGCTCCAGCATAAAGAGCAGCAAGCGTATAAACGCCTCACCAAAGTGCTGACCCACGAAGTCGCCAACTCCATCACACCACTGGCCTCACTCGCGCATACCTGCACCACCTTGCTGCCCGAGTCGCTACAATTTAATGATCAAGAAGACAAACAAGACTTACAACTAGCACTCAACACAATCGCATCACGAACCCAACATTTAGGCGAATTTATCGCTAGATTTCGCCAAATTAGTCGCCTACCCGCGCCAAATCTACACCCTACCGATTTAGCGCCTATGCTTGAGCGCGTAATCGCTTTGCATCAACAACAAGCAAGCAAACATGGCATTACCTTAACTCAGCAAACAGAAACACAACAATTAGTCATGCTCGATGCTTCGCAAGTCGAACAGGTCCTGATTAACTTGGTCAAAAACGCATTAGAAGTATTGATACAACAGCAACAAACAAAGCAACCAAGCGAACTCGCCCCTGAGGCCGCCATCCGCTTAACACTTGGCCAAAATACAGCGCAGCAATATTACCTCGAAGTGGCCGATACAGGCCCCGGCATTGCTGAGCACGTAGTTGAAATGATTTTTGTGCCATTTTTTACCACCAAACAACACGGCTCTGGCATAGGCCTGAGCCTCAGTCGGCAAATCATGCTCAACCACGGCGGCGATTTAATCTATTTAGCCAAAGAACAAGGCGCTTGTTTTCGGTGTGTGTTTGGATGA
- a CDS encoding sigma-54-dependent transcriptional regulator produces the protein MKQAGSILIVDDNPDILIAARLLLKQHYQSVKTTDNPFDIEGLITQQKNTDFPIDVILLDMNFSQDAISGKEGFYWLKKIIEQDPSIVVLLMTAYSDIQLAVDAIKAGASDFIAKPWLNDQLLGAVAAAFSHAKDKQQVGLLTRQTQGLSQALNQSVGGQQFSFLGQSAAMAEVFQTIEKAAQTDANILITGESGTGKELTAHAIHQASQRRDCTFIGLDMGAVAHSLFESELFGHKKGAFTDAKTDRIGKFELAHCGSLFLDELGNLPMEQQAKLLAALQNRQITPVGGSKAINVDIRLICATNDNLQQAVSEGRFRQDLLYRINTVEIRLPPLRERVEDIPLLAEYYLTHFAQKYKRELSINSDDMSALCHYSWPGNVRELAHAIERAVILTEGNILDIRSVVGNQTLQTASYTSALTAESITYDTFDLEVLEQRAVRAALKHHQGNVSHAAKALGLTRGAMYRRLEKYGL, from the coding sequence ATGAAACAAGCTGGTTCAATTCTCATTGTCGATGACAATCCCGATATTCTTATTGCTGCACGCTTGCTACTCAAACAGCACTATCAAAGCGTGAAAACCACCGATAACCCGTTTGATATTGAAGGATTGATCACCCAGCAAAAAAACACCGATTTTCCAATTGATGTGATTTTGCTCGATATGAACTTCAGTCAAGATGCTATCAGCGGCAAAGAAGGATTTTATTGGCTGAAAAAAATCATCGAGCAAGACCCAAGCATCGTAGTATTGTTGATGACCGCCTATAGCGATATTCAGCTCGCCGTTGATGCCATAAAAGCGGGTGCATCGGATTTTATTGCTAAGCCTTGGCTAAATGATCAACTACTCGGTGCAGTCGCCGCCGCTTTTTCTCACGCAAAAGATAAACAACAAGTCGGCCTACTCACTCGCCAAACTCAAGGGCTCAGCCAAGCACTGAATCAATCAGTGGGTGGTCAGCAATTTTCGTTTTTAGGGCAAAGTGCCGCAATGGCAGAGGTTTTTCAAACCATTGAAAAAGCTGCACAAACCGATGCCAATATTCTGATTACCGGCGAAAGCGGCACAGGTAAAGAACTCACCGCCCACGCCATTCATCAAGCCAGCCAACGGCGCGATTGCACCTTTATTGGCCTCGATATGGGTGCGGTGGCGCACAGCTTGTTTGAAAGCGAGTTATTTGGTCATAAAAAAGGCGCCTTTACCGACGCCAAAACCGATCGTATCGGAAAATTTGAACTAGCTCACTGTGGCAGCTTATTTTTAGATGAACTTGGCAACTTGCCCATGGAGCAACAAGCTAAGCTCTTGGCTGCGTTACAAAACCGCCAAATTACGCCCGTCGGTGGCAGCAAAGCCATTAACGTTGATATTCGTTTAATTTGTGCCACCAACGACAACTTACAGCAAGCAGTGAGCGAAGGGCGCTTTCGCCAAGATTTACTCTACCGTATTAACACGGTTGAAATTCGTCTGCCGCCTCTTCGCGAGCGAGTTGAAGACATCCCACTTCTGGCTGAGTATTACCTCACACATTTTGCACAAAAGTACAAACGCGAGCTCAGTATCAATTCTGACGATATGAGCGCCTTATGCCACTATTCTTGGCCTGGCAATGTGCGAGAGCTCGCCCACGCCATTGAACGCGCAGTCATTTTAACAGAAGGGAATATTCTGGATATTCGCTCTGTGGTTGGTAATCAAACGCTTCAAACGGCAAGCTATACCTCAGCGCTGACCGCTGAATCAATCACTTACGACACCTTTGATTTAGAAGTGCTTGAACAGCGTGCAGTACGCGCTGCGCTCAAGCATCACCAAGGTAATGTCAGCCATGCCGCTAAAGCACTTGGCTTAACCCGCGGCGCGATGTATCGCCGCCTTGAAAAATACGGGCTATAA